In Leptospiraceae bacterium, one DNA window encodes the following:
- a CDS encoding DUF1564 family protein — protein MNPEKFERTQSSLLIPEKFMDEFNSRTETISREDYLHDLLERYRNVLLWRTFEKLDCVKTVYQEEGQNLQKKNFRPENAD, from the coding sequence ATGAACCCGGAAAAATTTGAGCGAACCCAATCGAGTCTGCTTATTCCAGAAAAATTTATGGATGAGTTTAATTCGAGGACTGAAACTATTTCGAGAGAAGATTACTTGCATGATTTGCTGGAGAGGTATCGCAATGTGTTACTTTGGAGGACTTTTGAAAAGTTGGATTGTGTTAAGACGGTGTATCAGGAAGAAGGGCAAAACTTGCAGAAGAAGAATTTTCGTCCAGAGAACGCAGATTGA
- a CDS encoding cytochrome C oxidase subunit II: MSIFVPAKDWFKAPEGGERVWIGLAIVWCIVLSIMMPYWHFKGKQNSTGHAYKISGADFAGQVAKFVEAGKVGEEKGVPIVEPIPGGDAYLQGAGWKWFPILKLKEGQEYKVHISSLDFQHGFSLLPVNMNFQIVPGYDHILTLTPTRKGEYQIVCNEFCGIGHHTMTGKIIVE; encoded by the coding sequence ATGAGTATATTTGTACCAGCAAAAGATTGGTTTAAAGCTCCAGAAGGTGGAGAAAGAGTTTGGATTGGACTTGCAATAGTTTGGTGTATCGTATTAAGTATTATGATGCCCTACTGGCATTTCAAAGGAAAGCAAAATAGCACAGGTCATGCGTATAAAATATCAGGTGCTGATTTTGCCGGTCAGGTAGCTAAGTTTGTAGAAGCAGGTAAAGTTGGAGAAGAAAAAGGTGTACCTATTGTAGAGCCGATCCCTGGTGGAGATGCTTACCTTCAAGGTGCAGGTTGGAAATGGTTTCCAATTTTAAAATTGAAAGAAGGTCAAGAGTATAAAGTACATATTTCTTCCTTAGATTTCCAGCATGGCTTTTCACTCTTACCCGTGAATATGAATTTTCAAATTGTTCCTGGCTACGATCACATATTAACTCTGACTCCTACCAGAAAGGGAGAATATCAAATAGTTTGTAACGAATTTTGCGGTATCGGGCATCACACGATGACCGGTAAAATAATAGTGGAGTAA
- a CDS encoding cbb3-type cytochrome c oxidase subunit I encodes MSFEIRELKEDKTYAFLWLTLSVGSLILAGLLSLLLVIARIPVFSPFITDPLFFKRCLVVHVNLALSVWVYSFIASIFFVFLKSSRDLKLWKLASFFISLLGVCLMVFSAGVPNAYPILSNYIPVIDHPVYLVGLGLFFMGIFFTFIDKRVIPSKEEESNLSQLAIRISVVFFIIAIEIMVVSILNTSKDIATDHYYEVLVWGGGHLLQFSSEVAKIAVWFFLISSITTKHFAQGKWIRYFLLLFLFPAIVSLPYVFSQPTTSNDYRNFFTTLMRYGIFPFTLAIITIFLFSIWKNKNFNKYSFFDLRVNGLLSSIFLTILGFTFGALIEGPNTMVPAHYHASIGAVTVSFMAFTFIIFESWEFDEEIKTSRLISVQPFIFGIGQAVFAAGFAIAGLNGMGRKLYGNEQQVKTLSDHIGMSLMGIGGFVAILGGLIFLFYSGKSILLIFKSYNEKKRQKGISNLKFFDKYLVSK; translated from the coding sequence GTGTCTTTTGAAATCCGTGAATTAAAGGAAGATAAGACTTACGCATTTTTATGGCTAACGCTTTCAGTTGGCAGTTTAATTCTTGCAGGACTATTGTCCTTACTACTTGTAATTGCAAGAATCCCAGTTTTCAGTCCTTTTATTACCGATCCACTTTTTTTCAAAAGATGTCTTGTAGTTCACGTCAACTTAGCTCTTTCGGTTTGGGTTTATTCTTTTATAGCGTCTATTTTTTTTGTTTTTTTAAAGAGTAGTCGGGATCTAAAACTCTGGAAGTTAGCTTCTTTTTTTATTTCTCTATTAGGTGTTTGTCTAATGGTGTTTTCTGCAGGAGTTCCAAACGCATACCCTATTTTATCTAACTATATCCCTGTAATTGATCATCCAGTGTATTTAGTTGGGCTTGGACTTTTTTTTATGGGAATATTTTTTACATTTATAGACAAAAGGGTAATTCCATCCAAAGAAGAAGAATCAAACTTATCTCAATTAGCTATTAGAATCTCTGTAGTATTTTTTATAATTGCCATTGAAATTATGGTTGTTTCTATTTTGAACACATCTAAAGATATCGCTACAGATCATTATTATGAAGTTTTAGTATGGGGAGGGGGGCACTTACTTCAATTTTCTTCAGAAGTTGCAAAAATAGCAGTTTGGTTCTTTTTAATTTCTTCCATTACTACAAAACATTTTGCTCAAGGCAAATGGATCAGATACTTTCTATTATTGTTTTTATTCCCTGCAATTGTTTCACTCCCTTATGTTTTTTCCCAACCTACAACCTCAAACGATTATAGGAATTTTTTTACAACTTTAATGCGATATGGGATATTTCCATTTACCTTAGCCATTATTACGATATTTCTTTTTTCTATTTGGAAAAATAAAAACTTTAACAAATATTCTTTTTTTGATCTAAGGGTCAATGGACTTTTATCCAGTATATTTTTAACTATTCTTGGATTTACATTTGGAGCCTTAATAGAAGGACCCAATACAATGGTTCCGGCTCACTACCATGCTTCTATAGGTGCTGTGACAGTATCATTTATGGCATTTACATTTATAATTTTTGAGTCTTGGGAATTCGATGAAGAAATAAAAACTTCAAGACTTATTTCAGTTCAGCCTTTTATTTTTGGTATAGGTCAAGCGGTGTTTGCAGCAGGGTTTGCGATTGCCGGCTTAAATGGTATGGGAAGAAAGTTGTATGGAAACGAACAACAAGTGAAAACTCTTTCGGATCATATCGGTATGAGCCTCATGGGAATCGGTGGATTTGTAGCGATTTTAGGTGGATTGATATTTTTATTTTATTCAGGAAAATCAATTCTACTAATTTTCAAATCTTATAACGAAAAAAAAAGGCAAAAAGGAATTTCAAATCTGAAATTCTTTGACAAGTATTTGGTTTCAAAATAG